The following is a genomic window from Paenibacillus sp. FSL R5-0766.
GGTGATGGTTTGACGGATAAGACAATACGAATGCCCGGGAATTCCTGAGAAAAGGTGTTGAGTATGGTAGGCAGCAAATATGTAGCCGGTACATAGCTTGCTCCAATGTGCAGGGTGCCCCGATAGAGACTGTCATATTCCTTCACAACCCGCCGTGCCTCTTGGGTAAGAGCATTGATTTTGACGGAATAGTGGAGCAGAGCTTGTCCGGCCTCGGTTAAAAAAGTCTTCCCGCTGCGCGATTCGAACAATCGCACACCCATCTCTTCCTCCAATGACTTCATATGAAATGTAACGGTAGGTTGTTTGATCCCCAGTAACTCGGCCACGCTTGTCATGTGATGATGCTTGTCGATCAGCTCAACAATTTGCAATTTGATCAGATTCAATGTTCCAACACTCCTCTCACTTCTACTATATAAATTGAACTAAAGATTATTTACACAGACACTACGATGACAGAACAACCTTCCAATCGCTGTTATCCCCAGATTTTTTGATTCCCTTTCTCAAGGGAAAATCCGGAGATAGCGTATGCTTCCGATGTAGCTTTCTTTCAGAAAGCTTTTAGGCGAACGCTCCGCTTTTTCAGGTTTTTTCTGTCCTCTCCGTTATCGTGCAAATGATTAGTTCACCTACTATAGATTTAATCTATGAACATCAACAGAATTCATCTAAAAAGTTAATTCCAATTTTACATACAAGACATACAACTCGCGAAAGCGGACGTTAGACTGAGAACAGTGCAAGAGACAAGTAACAGAAGACAGGCAGGGATGCTTATGAAATTAGAGATAACTGGAATTCAAAAATCATTTAATCAAACACCCGCACTGCTGCCAACAGATCTAACGCTTGAACATGGAAAGTTCACGACCCTACTCGGCCCATCGGGCTGTGGCAAAACAACACTGCTGCGCATGTTGGCCGGGCTGGAACAGCCTGACGCGGGGGAGATTCGTGCAGATGGTCAGTGTATCTACTCTTCGGCGAAGCGGATTGATATACCAACACACAAGCGTAATCTGGGCATGGTGTTTCAAGATTTTGCATTATGGCCGCATATGACCGTATACGAAAATGTAGCGTTTGGCCTGAAGGCCGGAAAACAGAAATCTGATCTGCGGCAAAAGGTGAACGAAGCGCTTGGCATGGTTCGCCTGCAAGGCATGGAAGACCGATATCCTCATCAGCTGTCTGGTGGACAGCAGCAACGGGTTGCTTTTGCCAGAGCCGTAGCGGTTAGACCTGGTGTGATCCTGTTCGATGAGCCACTGAGTGCACTGGATGCTGTACTCCGGGAAGAGATGCGGATTGAGATGATGTCACTGGTTCGGGACATGGGATTGACTGCGCTGTACGTCACACATGATCAGATCGAAGCGATGTCGATGTCGGATGAGATTGTGGTGATGCAGAAGGGGCGGATATTGCAAAAAGGAAGCCCGGAAACGATTTACTCGGCGCCAAGTAATCCGTATGTCGCTTCGTTTATCGGAAAGTCCAACTGGCTCACGCCTAATCAATCGATGGTGCGTCCAGAGCATGTCACCTGGAACAAAACAGGCCATGACGATCTGTGTTATCCGGGGACGGTACTTAGTGTCAGCTATGTAGGTGAGCGTTATGAAGTACGAGTGCAGATGGAAGGGCTGGGCGTATGGACAGCCTATATGAACCAAAGAGTGCGCGTAGGGGAGCGGGTGCAGCTCTATGTAACCCCTGAGCGGATATGTCGAATGGACGGTTATGACCACCCGAGTATGAAGCAGAACGAAGCGATCGCAGTGGCATATTAAATTGTTGAACGAGCACGCAGTTGGAAGCAGAAGTACACATTTTATAAGAAACCAGGGGAGATGGACGAATATGTTGGGTATGAAAACACGGAAAAAGAGCGCAATGCTGTTATTAACAGCGGTAATGAGTATCAGTTTGTTCGGATGTAGCACAGGGAACTCAACTACAGGTAACGCGGCACAACCTGCAGGTGAAGGAAACACAGCAGCGGCGGCGGAAACAACGAAACCGGCTGGCGGCAAGTTGGTATTGTACAGTGCTGGCCCACAGAAGCTGGCGGATAATATCGTGAGCGGATTTACAGACAAAACAGGGATCGAAGTTGAGATGTTCCAGGGAACAACAGGCAAAATTCTGGCTCGTATGGAAGCAGAGAAATCCAATCCGGTTGCAGACGTTGTGATCCTGGCCTCTTTACCTTCTGCACAGGCTCTGAAAGCCGATGGACTGACTATGCCTTACCCGGACGCAGCCAATGCAGACAAGCTGAACAAGGATTGGTCGGATGCAGAGGGCAACTATTTCAGTAGCAGTGCTTCCGCACTGGGTATTGTGTATAACACCAAACTGGTATCTACACCACCAACAAGTTGGGCAGAGCTTGCTACGCCTGCATGGAAAGATGCAGTAAACATTCCCGACCCTACATTATCAGGTTCAGCACTCGACTTCATCACAGGGTACCTGAGTGCGAATGGTGAAAAAGGATGGAATCTGCTGAGTGCCTATAAAGCCAATGGTGTAGCGATGGCAGGCGCCAATCAGGAAGCATTGGATCCGGTCATTACGGGTGCTAAAAGCATCGTAGCGGCAGGTGTGGACTACATGGCGTATTCCTCCAAGGCAAAAGGCGAACCACTGGATATCGTATATCCTGAGGAAGGCACGGTAATCAGCCCAAGACCGGCAGCGATTCTGAAATCCAGCCCAAATGTAGAGAATGCCAAAGCGTTCATTGACTACTTGTTGTCCGATGAAGCACAGAAGCTCGTTGCAGATGCCTATTTGATCCCAGGCCGCGAAGACATTGAAGCGACTAACCGTGCCAATGTGAAGGATATTCCACAGCTTAAAGTGGATTGGAACTGGATGAGCGAACATGGCGAAGAGACAGCAGCGCGTTTTTCAGAGACTTTTAAGTAAGAAGAACAAGTATAGAGACAATTAGGCAAAAGGAATACCTGCTGTCTGTGGAAAGTCATGTGAGGTGAACGTAGTGAAACCTGTTGTAATAGACAACAACCGAATTTTTCGGAGAGTGGGCGTGATTCTGGCCCTCTTTCTGCTGACCATAAGTATTGGCATGCCGCTCTTGCTGATCTTCTGGCAAAGTGTGTATCCGGACGGGCAGTGGGATTGGATGGCTCCGATTCGCACGATTACAGGTCATCATCTATCAGGTGTATTGCTGAACTCCGTCTGGCTTGGTATCTGCGTTGTAGCGGTAACCACGCTGCTGGCGCTACCGCTGGCCTGGATGATGGCGAAGACCCGAATGGGCGAGCATCGCTGGGTGGATGTGATCCTGATGATTCCGTTCATGACCCCGCCGTATATCGGCTCGATGGGCTGGATTCTGTTTATGCAAAAAGGGGGATACCTTCAGCAATGGGTGCCATCATCTGCGGGCTGGAGTGAGCTGTTCTTCAGCTTCTGGGGCATGGTGCTCATTATGAGCTTGCACCTGTTCCCATTCCTGTATCTGCTGCTTCGGGATGCATTGATCCGAATCGGTGGCAATCTGGAAGAAGCGGGAGCTGTGCACGGTGCACGTGCGGGGTATCGTTTCAGACGTATTATTTTACCCCTGTTGTTGTCGTCTTACGGCATGGGAATCATGCTGGTCTTTGTCAAAACGATTGCGGAATTCGGAACACCGGCAACCTTCGGGCGCAAGATTGGCTATTATGTCATGACCTCCGAAATTCATAAGTACATCTCCAGTTGGCCGATTGACTTCGGCAAGGCGACTTCGCTGGCATCGGTGCTGTTGTCCGTCTGTCTGGTGATGTGGTACATGCAGTCTGCCATGAGCCGGAAGTTCACGTATCGTCTGGTGGGTGGCAAAGGGCAACGTTCGAAGCGATATTCTCTTCGTGGCGGAGCAGGATGGTTGTGCGGGGTGTATCTTGCAATCCTGTTGATCCTGTCGATAGGTATCCCGTATTTCTCCATCATCGCCGCTTCGACCATGAAGTTACGGGGATCGGGAATTGCTTTTGATAATCTGACTTTGGATCATTACAAAGAGCTGTTATCTTGGGGATCGGTGAGTATGAAGGCCATCGGGAACAGTCTGGGATTATCCCTCGCGGCTTCAACGGTCGCTGTTATTATCGGTACGGGGTTTGCACTGGCGATCGGCCGATCATCTTCATTCATGCAGCGTGTGATTGACTTGTTCAGTCTATTGCCTAATACGGTGCCGGGTATCGTGATGGTCGTGGGTCTGATTCTGTTCTGGAACTCACCCTGGATGCCAGTCACGTTGTATAACACCTACGGCATGGTTGTGCTCACGTACGTTGTGCTCTTCTTGCCTTACACCGTGCAGTATGTAAAATCGAGCTTTACCCAGATTGACGGAACGTTGTTCCAGGCTGGGCAAGTATTTGGCGGGAAGCCGCTGTATATTCTGCGGCGAATCCTGATCCCGCTGATCCTGCCCGGCATGCTGGCGGGTTGGATGATGACCTTTACGATTGCTACCCGGGAGCTGGTAGGTTCGTTATTGATTCTTCCGCCGTCGATGCAGACGTCGGCTACGTATATTTTTGCCCAGTTTGAACAAGGTCAGGTATCACTGGGAATGGCGATGGCCGTGGTGACTGTAGGTATGACGGTGCTGATGCTGCTTGGAATCGAACTGCTGAATTCAAAGAGAAAGTGGAATGCATCATGATCAAACTGAACATATGGGGCGGTGCAGGGGAACATGGACGTTCCGCCTATCTCCTGAGTGGGAGCAATGTTCGTCTTTTGCTGGATTGCGGTGTGAAAAAAGAAGGTACGGGCGAGTATCCGCTGATTGAACCGGAGATTGTCCCGCAACTGGACGCAGTCCTGTTGTCCCACGCCCATGAGGATCATTCGGTCGCCATCCCTTTGCTGTATAAGATGGGCTACCAGGGTGAAGTGTGGACGACGAGAGAGACGAGGGCGCAGCTGCGTACATATTTTGCCAACTGGCGAAGGTTTGCAGAACGTGTCGGAGAGAAACTCCCTTACGATGAAGCAGATGAGCAAGCTATTCGTTATCGGTATCTGGAAGATGAGGTTGTATCCCAAAACTGGTTCGAACCCATTCCCGAAGTAAAAGTGATGTGGGGCCGGAGTGGACATCTGGCTGGATCCGTGTGGTTTGGGCTTGAAGTGGAAGCTAAGCGGATTTTCTATTCCGGGGACTACACGTCCGAGTCGATGCTTTTACAGGAGGATTGTCCAGCGGAGGCGTTCTGGCAGAAAAGCATGCTTCGTGAGAATCCTGTGTCCGATGCTCCGAGCAGCGAGCGGTGGGGTACGGAGCAACTAATCGTTATAAACAGTGGGCAAAAGGCTGGAGAATTCATAACGTCACAAGATCAGACATCTGTTGCATCAGAAGCGTCGTCAAGAACACTTGTATCCATGGAGATACCCATGAAGCAGGGGAATTTCACATCCAACGTAGCAGCTGGAGCAGTCAGAGCAGGCAGAGCAAACGTAGCAGACGCTGCGCCAATATCTTCCGTCGGGCTGGTAGATCTGGCGATCATTGATGCGGCCTACGGTACGGACCAAGATGCACAGGCTGACAAACTGGAACAGCTTGAACGAGCCATTCGCCAGACGATTGCTCAAGGTGGAAAGGTGCTCTTACCTATGCCTGTCGTAGGGCGTGGACAGGAGATCATACTGTGGGCACAGCAACAATTCCCGGCTATCCCAATCGTAGTGGAACAAGGGCTGGTGGAAGGGATGAAGCAGCTTATGCATGTTCCGTATTGGTTGAGGGAGAAGGGAGAGCATGTCATTGGAAGTTCGTTGAAAGACAAAATTGATGGCTTTCTGACCGGACGAGGATGGGAGCTGCCTACAACCACCCAAGAGCGGGAACAACTGTTGGAACATCATGCTGCTTCGCTATGGTTTATTCCGGACGGTATGATGCAGTCCTCGCTTGCCCGTTGGTACTATAGTCAATTATCGGACAAGGAGGAGAATCTGATTCTGCTCACCGGGCATGTTGCTCATGGTACATTTGCTGATAAGCTGCTACGGGTTCCTGACAAGTATGGAGCATGTGAGGTGCGGAAAATACGTTATAAAGTTCATCAGGGCTGGAAGGATGTTGAACGGATGCTGCATCAGGTTCCAGCAAGGCATACGGTTCTTGTGCATGCTGGCCGGGCAGAGACGGACCGATTAAGAGAAGGTTTGCTCAGAAATAGCCCGTCACCGGGAACAGTTATACATTCACTGTCTGCTGGTGACGAGCTATATGTGTGAATTGTGCATGAATCGAATTGATGCGTCAGATTGGAACGTCCCTGAGGACGTTCTTTTTCCATTGTTGTCTGATCATTTAGGGTTCGCGATGAATGGGGTGCTCCAGTTCGGCATGACCCATCAAACTATCAACGGCTTCACCATCCACCAGTATATCCAGGCTGTTCACTTCATCAAATTGAAACATCGTTGTTGTTAAAGCTTCCAATGCGAGCAATTCTCCGCTGGTACCGAGATTGGCTTCAGCGGGGATATGAACATCCAAAGTCACTGTACCCTCAGCATATTGGATAGAGAGCAATTCCACCTGCTCCCAGAGGGAAACAAGCTTTGAATCGTTGTTCGTTTGCAACGCTACAAATGTTTTTTCATATTTTTCGGAGTCATCCTTGTACTCAATTTCCTGCTCTGTTTTCTCTAGCTCAAGTACCTGAGAGTCTGCCAAATATACATCGACAACTTGTGTATTCATTGTGCCCAGATCCAACTCCGTTTCGGATGGGTTTGGTGCCTGCACCTGTCCTCCCTGAACAGCAGGTTCATTCGAACCGGATTGGCTCACTGGCTTCTGGGCACATCCAACTCCGATAAGGATCAAGCATGATAATATAAGTGCCCAACCTAGCTTCTTATTCAAAGAAACACTTCCTTTATCTGATTTATTTGATGATTTACAGGCCCAAATACTCCTTGATTCCATCGGCTATCGCTTGAGCGGCTTTCGTCTGAACAACTTCGGACGACATCAGTTCTTCGTCGAGTACATTACTCAAGAATCCCACTTCCAAAAGCACTGCAGGCATGGTCGTGTCTCGGATTACTTCCAAGTTGCCATTTTTCACACCACGATCTCTGAGACCCATGGCTTCCACCAAACGTTGATGAATGATAGTGGCTAATTCTTTGCTATTACTGCGTTGATAGTAGTATGTCTCCGTACCTGTGGCTTGGGGGGCAGACTTCACACTATTGCCGTGGATAGATACGAATACATCCGCATTTAATTGATTGGCGAGTTGAACACGCTCAGGGCGAGTTGGATAAGTATCACCTTCACGAGTCATCACCAATTCGATATTGGGTTCATTGAGCAACAGGGCTTGTACTTTGTGAGCTAATGCCAGATTGTATTCCTTCTCGGGTTTGTTCGTGATGCTAATCGTCCCTGGATCACTGCCACCGTGTCCTGGATCGATGACCACAACCTTGCGTCCTGAGTCGCCTACTGGAGTGACTGGAGCAGGTGTGACATTGTCACCCGCAACATTCAGATCAATAATCAGTTTGTCGGCAATCACATTGTGGCTGTACTGGACATCCTTCACATTATTCAATTCTACAACAATTCGAACTTGCGCCGGATCTCGTTTGAAAAGCGAATATCTCACTTCCGTTACATTGGGATAACCACTCACATCCAGCTTGCCATTGAACCCTTGATCCAGCGGTTGGGAGATATCACCAAAGGTGGCTCCGGGCAAGTCCACAACCAAACGATCAGGGTATTTGAGGGTTGTTACTACCGGCTGAACGGCCCCATCGGTGGATAAAACGAGCTGATTGTTGGCAAATTGGATATCGGTAACCTGAGCGGTAGAGCTTGAATCCCCTTTTCCAGAACTGTTGCCTGGTTCGATAGCAGGTCCCTTGCTGGTGTTTGTTAAGTATACGATCTTGTCTTGATTGTTCCATCTTACCTTAAGCCCCATTTGTTCACTGACAAATCGAATGGGAACCACCAGCGTTTTATTCAAAATCTGCGGTGCTGTGTTCAAAGTGACTTGTTTGTCAGCAACCATGGCTTGCTTTTGATCGACGGTTAGGGAGATCGTCTGTTGATCTTGCTGAATTTTTACAGTGCGTGCTTGTTGGTTCCAATCGACTTTGAATTTCAAATTTTCGGCAACGACACGAATCGGGATCATCACGTTTTTATTGATAATCGTCACCTGTACATCACTTGGGAGGACTAATTCCTCTCCATCCATAAAGATTTTCGACGTGCTTGCAGCGGCATTTCCCTGATTAGGGAGCAAAACGAGTAAGAATAGACTCAAAAACAGTAGTAAAATGGTTTTCTTCATTATCCACCTCGACTAGTATTAGATCTATATCTAACTTTCCAAAATATCCCTACATAATATAAACGGTAAAAATGTAAAAATGTTTCTCTTCTGATATCTAATTATCAATTGATGGATGAAAACATGATGTGTGATCGCAAATGGGGTGAATCTCTCTCTTTTTATTTTTAATGATGTAATTAAATTTCATATAATGTTTGACTTGTGAAATTTAATATCATATACTGGGTGAAATTATGGCAGGATGACGTGTTCATCGAGTCTTGCAGGAGGTTGGAAGTGGATGAATACAGGCAGCTATCCGATGTGGGAGAAGTATCGTTTGAAGCAGGAGCATCTGGTCATCGGACTAATGTCAGGAACGTCACTTGATGGAACAGATGCGGCACTAGTGCGTATTCAAACCGATATGAGCGGGGCATTACAGCAGATCGAGCTGGTTGATTTTGTCTGTGTGCCTTATTCGAATGGATTGAGAGACGTACTGATCCGGTTATGTTCACCGGGGACGGCGCGTGTCGACGAGCTGACAGCCGCGCATTTTGGTATATCGGAGTGGTATGCGCATAGTGTTACGGAACTGATGCAGTCTGCCGGTATTTCAACGCAGCAGGTGGATGTGATCAGCATGCATGGACAGACGGTATGGCATGCTCCTGTAGCATCTGCATTTCCAGGGCCAACGGGAGCAAGTATTGATGTGGTATCGACATTGCAGATCGGTGAATGTGCTGTCGTTCGAGAACGGACTGGACTGCCAGTGATTGGAAACTTGCGAGCAAGGGATATGGCGGCTGGTGGGGAAGGTGCCCCGCTTACGCCTTATGCGGATGCTCTGATGTTCCGAAGCCCGACGGAAGGGCGGCTGGTGCAGAATATCGGTGGCATTGGCAATGTGACGGTGCTTCCCTCCGAGTCATCTACCGAAGGTATTTCGGCATTTGATACGGGACCGGGTAATATGGTGATGGACGCCATTGTGCGTCAGGCAACGGATGGGCGGCAGCATTATGATCCGAATGGAAGTATTGCCGCACAGGGGAAGGTCGATCAGGGTCTGGTAGACCTGTGTTTGGAGGATGAGTATTTCAAAAGACTTCCACCGAAAAGTACCGGGCGAGAAGTATATGGAGCCGCGTATGCAGTGAGACTGATGGAGATGGCCGCAAAGCGTTCCTTATCTCTTGAAGATACGCTGGCTACTGCCACCTGTCTGACCGCGGAAACTATCGTGCGTGCAGTGAAGGATTTTATCCTGCCCAAGGTGCAAATATCGGCCATGCTCGCGTGCGGTGGTGGCACTTCCAATGCCACGTTAATGGAGATGATCCGTCAGAGACTACCTGAGGATATCCGTTTAGAACGAACAGCAGATTATGGCATACCCGATGATGCTCGGGAAGCCATTGGATTTGCTCTACTTGGCCATGAGGCACTTATGGGAAGAACCAATACACTCCCGGCAGTAACCGGCGCGAAACACGCCGTAATCTCAGGCAATCTCACACTCTAGTGAGTTATGACTTTAATTGGAGTTCAGTTATGGAAGGGCGAGGAATTCGATTAGACGCGAGTGGAATTATAAGATAAAATGCTTGTACATGAATGCAGTACGGAAAGGAGGAGCGAATGGAAGGCATGAAAGGTGGACTTGTACGTTTACGCGCATTAATGGATGACTTGACCCCGTCCGAACGGAAGATCGGAGCTTATATTCTCGATCACCCGCAAGAAACTGTTCAATCCTCGGTGGCCCAGTTGTCTGAACGGAGTGGAGGCAGCCCAGCTGCCATTATCCGTCTCTGCAAATCACTGGGTGTAACGGGTTTTCAGGAGCTGAAGCTGAAGATTGCCGGAGATTTGCAGACGAGTGAGCCATATCAATATACGGAGATTCGTCCCCAGGACTCCATGGAGAGCATTATTCAGCATGTGTCCGCAAACAATATTCAGTCGGTGAAGGATACGGTTCATATTCTGGACCCACGTCTGGTGGAAAAAGCCGTGGACGTGCTTCATCAGGCAAACCGGATCTTTTTCTATGGAGTAGGGGCCTCCAATCTGATTGCGCTGGATGCACATTACAAGTTCATGCGAATCAATCGCACAAGCTTTTCGTTCGCCGATCCGCATATGCAGATTTCGTCCGCAACGACGCTTCGTGAAGATGATGCGGTGGTATGTATCTCGTATTCAGGGGAGACGTCGAACGTAATCTCCTGTCTCAAGCATGCTCATGATGGTGGTGCAGCGACAATCAGCATTACCAAGTGGGGCAGCAATACACTCAGTAGTATGGCAGATGTGCCCCTGATGATTACTTCCACCGAAAGTGATATTCGAAGCGGAGCAACTTCGTCACGGATTGCACAACTGAACGTGATCGATATTTTGTATCTGGCGATTGCCAGTCGGGATTACAACCAGTCGGTGGAGTATTTGGAGAAGAGCCGACAGGCTATTCTGGAGCACAAGTGAAGTAGAACCATATGAATCCCTTTCTGTTTATGCAGGAGGGGATTTTTTGACGGATTATATCCGCTTTTAGTATAAAAAAATAAAAAAAAGAGCCCAGACTAATGGACTAATGTCGGGCTCCTCCCTTTCAACCTCTAATAATACCCCTGTACGGCTCAGGAAGGCCCCGCAATGGCGCTGCGGACAAATCCGTCAGCCAGATCAAGCCTGTGTTGGGCTTCCGTTGCGTCCACACCTGCCATCAGCATGACGATTGCCGTTTTTACATGACCGTCTGCACCGGTAAAAGCCTCTTCAATATCCGCTTCATTTGCTCCGGTTGCCAGATGGATCATGCGTTTGGCCCGATGGACAAGCTTCTCATTCGAAGGGTTCAGATCAACCATGAAATTACGGTAAACCTTGCCCAGACGAATCATGGCGGTAGTGGTGAGCATGTTCAAAATCATTTTCTGTGCGCTGCCTGCCTTCATACGTGTTGAACCCATGACAACCTCTGGGCCGACAACAGCCTCAATGCTCACATCAGCCAACAGGGTCATCGGCGTGCCTGCATTATTGCTCAGGCTGATCACCGTAGCCCCGATCTCCTTGGCGTGCCTCATCGCACCCAGCACATACGGCGTTCGTCCACTGGCTGCAATGCCAACCACAACATCGTTTTTGTCTAAGCCATGTTCATCAAGGTCCGCAGCTCCCAACTCCTCATTATCTTCAGCACCTTCAACCGGGTCCTTCACTGCCCGGAATCCCCCTGCAAT
Proteins encoded in this region:
- a CDS encoding ABC transporter ATP-binding protein encodes the protein MKLEITGIQKSFNQTPALLPTDLTLEHGKFTTLLGPSGCGKTTLLRMLAGLEQPDAGEIRADGQCIYSSAKRIDIPTHKRNLGMVFQDFALWPHMTVYENVAFGLKAGKQKSDLRQKVNEALGMVRLQGMEDRYPHQLSGGQQQRVAFARAVAVRPGVILFDEPLSALDAVLREEMRIEMMSLVRDMGLTALYVTHDQIEAMSMSDEIVVMQKGRILQKGSPETIYSAPSNPYVASFIGKSNWLTPNQSMVRPEHVTWNKTGHDDLCYPGTVLSVSYVGERYEVRVQMEGLGVWTAYMNQRVRVGERVQLYVTPERICRMDGYDHPSMKQNEAIAVAY
- a CDS encoding ABC transporter substrate-binding protein; translation: MLGMKTRKKSAMLLLTAVMSISLFGCSTGNSTTGNAAQPAGEGNTAAAAETTKPAGGKLVLYSAGPQKLADNIVSGFTDKTGIEVEMFQGTTGKILARMEAEKSNPVADVVILASLPSAQALKADGLTMPYPDAANADKLNKDWSDAEGNYFSSSASALGIVYNTKLVSTPPTSWAELATPAWKDAVNIPDPTLSGSALDFITGYLSANGEKGWNLLSAYKANGVAMAGANQEALDPVITGAKSIVAAGVDYMAYSSKAKGEPLDIVYPEEGTVISPRPAAILKSSPNVENAKAFIDYLLSDEAQKLVADAYLIPGREDIEATNRANVKDIPQLKVDWNWMSEHGEETAARFSETFK
- a CDS encoding iron ABC transporter permease, with the translated sequence MPLLLIFWQSVYPDGQWDWMAPIRTITGHHLSGVLLNSVWLGICVVAVTTLLALPLAWMMAKTRMGEHRWVDVILMIPFMTPPYIGSMGWILFMQKGGYLQQWVPSSAGWSELFFSFWGMVLIMSLHLFPFLYLLLRDALIRIGGNLEEAGAVHGARAGYRFRRIILPLLLSSYGMGIMLVFVKTIAEFGTPATFGRKIGYYVMTSEIHKYISSWPIDFGKATSLASVLLSVCLVMWYMQSAMSRKFTYRLVGGKGQRSKRYSLRGGAGWLCGVYLAILLILSIGIPYFSIIAASTMKLRGSGIAFDNLTLDHYKELLSWGSVSMKAIGNSLGLSLAASTVAVIIGTGFALAIGRSSSFMQRVIDLFSLLPNTVPGIVMVVGLILFWNSPWMPVTLYNTYGMVVLTYVVLFLPYTVQYVKSSFTQIDGTLFQAGQVFGGKPLYILRRILIPLILPGMLAGWMMTFTIATRELVGSLLILPPSMQTSATYIFAQFEQGQVSLGMAMAVVTVGMTVLMLLGIELLNSKRKWNAS
- a CDS encoding MBL fold metallo-hydrolase, producing MIKLNIWGGAGEHGRSAYLLSGSNVRLLLDCGVKKEGTGEYPLIEPEIVPQLDAVLLSHAHEDHSVAIPLLYKMGYQGEVWTTRETRAQLRTYFANWRRFAERVGEKLPYDEADEQAIRYRYLEDEVVSQNWFEPIPEVKVMWGRSGHLAGSVWFGLEVEAKRIFYSGDYTSESMLLQEDCPAEAFWQKSMLRENPVSDAPSSERWGTEQLIVINSGQKAGEFITSQDQTSVASEASSRTLVSMEIPMKQGNFTSNVAAGAVRAGRANVADAAPISSVGLVDLAIIDAAYGTDQDAQADKLEQLERAIRQTIAQGGKVLLPMPVVGRGQEIILWAQQQFPAIPIVVEQGLVEGMKQLMHVPYWLREKGEHVIGSSLKDKIDGFLTGRGWELPTTTQEREQLLEHHAASLWFIPDGMMQSSLARWYYSQLSDKEENLILLTGHVAHGTFADKLLRVPDKYGACEVRKIRYKVHQGWKDVERMLHQVPARHTVLVHAGRAETDRLREGLLRNSPSPGTVIHSLSAGDELYV
- a CDS encoding GerMN domain-containing protein, which encodes MNKKLGWALILSCLILIGVGCAQKPVSQSGSNEPAVQGGQVQAPNPSETELDLGTMNTQVVDVYLADSQVLELEKTEQEIEYKDDSEKYEKTFVALQTNNDSKLVSLWEQVELLSIQYAEGTVTLDVHIPAEANLGTSGELLALEALTTTMFQFDEVNSLDILVDGEAVDSLMGHAELEHPIHREP
- a CDS encoding N-acetylmuramoyl-L-alanine amidase family protein gives rise to the protein MKKTILLLFLSLFLLVLLPNQGNAAASTSKIFMDGEELVLPSDVQVTIINKNVMIPIRVVAENLKFKVDWNQQARTVKIQQDQQTISLTVDQKQAMVADKQVTLNTAPQILNKTLVVPIRFVSEQMGLKVRWNNQDKIVYLTNTSKGPAIEPGNSSGKGDSSSTAQVTDIQFANNQLVLSTDGAVQPVVTTLKYPDRLVVDLPGATFGDISQPLDQGFNGKLDVSGYPNVTEVRYSLFKRDPAQVRIVVELNNVKDVQYSHNVIADKLIIDLNVAGDNVTPAPVTPVGDSGRKVVVIDPGHGGSDPGTISITNKPEKEYNLALAHKVQALLLNEPNIELVMTREGDTYPTRPERVQLANQLNADVFVSIHGNSVKSAPQATGTETYYYQRSNSKELATIIHQRLVEAMGLRDRGVKNGNLEVIRDTTMPAVLLEVGFLSNVLDEELMSSEVVQTKAAQAIADGIKEYLGL
- a CDS encoding anhydro-N-acetylmuramic acid kinase; translation: MNTGSYPMWEKYRLKQEHLVIGLMSGTSLDGTDAALVRIQTDMSGALQQIELVDFVCVPYSNGLRDVLIRLCSPGTARVDELTAAHFGISEWYAHSVTELMQSAGISTQQVDVISMHGQTVWHAPVASAFPGPTGASIDVVSTLQIGECAVVRERTGLPVIGNLRARDMAAGGEGAPLTPYADALMFRSPTEGRLVQNIGGIGNVTVLPSESSTEGISAFDTGPGNMVMDAIVRQATDGRQHYDPNGSIAAQGKVDQGLVDLCLEDEYFKRLPPKSTGREVYGAAYAVRLMEMAAKRSLSLEDTLATATCLTAETIVRAVKDFILPKVQISAMLACGGGTSNATLMEMIRQRLPEDIRLERTADYGIPDDAREAIGFALLGHEALMGRTNTLPAVTGAKHAVISGNLTL
- a CDS encoding MurR/RpiR family transcriptional regulator encodes the protein MKGGLVRLRALMDDLTPSERKIGAYILDHPQETVQSSVAQLSERSGGSPAAIIRLCKSLGVTGFQELKLKIAGDLQTSEPYQYTEIRPQDSMESIIQHVSANNIQSVKDTVHILDPRLVEKAVDVLHQANRIFFYGVGASNLIALDAHYKFMRINRTSFSFADPHMQISSATTLREDDAVVCISYSGETSNVISCLKHAHDGGAATISITKWGSNTLSSMADVPLMITSTESDIRSGATSSRIAQLNVIDILYLAIASRDYNQSVEYLEKSRQAILEHK
- the murQ gene encoding N-acetylmuramic acid 6-phosphate etherase, with product MNHMLNSLLTEQPNPLSDHIDELPSVEIMELINKEDQRIAELIQPLIPVIAQAADRILKAFQSGGRLFYVGAGTSGRLGILDASECPPTYGTPPSMVQGIIAGGFRAVKDPVEGAEDNEELGAADLDEHGLDKNDVVVGIAASGRTPYVLGAMRHAKEIGATVISLSNNAGTPMTLLADVSIEAVVGPEVVMGSTRMKAGSAQKMILNMLTTTAMIRLGKVYRNFMVDLNPSNEKLVHRAKRMIHLATGANEADIEEAFTGADGHVKTAIVMLMAGVDATEAQHRLDLADGFVRSAIAGPS